GTGGAGGACACTGGTTTGGTGGCAGTGAGTGTCCCTGTGTCAGCGCCAGTGACTGTCCATGTCTTGGTGGCCATGAGGATCCCTGGCTTGGTGGCAGTAAGTCACCCTGGCTTTCAGTGGCAGTGAATGTCCCCAGGTCGGTGGCAGTGAGTGTCCCTGGCCCAGGGTAGTGGGGGGTGCTTAGGGCTGGGAGGTGCCGCTGCACCCTGGGGGGAGCTGCATTTAAGTGCTGGATGGGGGTGGCCTGTCACAGCTGGGTCTCCAGTGTGAACCCAAAGTGCATCTGGCTTGTTCTTTGCCATGTGGCACGTTCTGCAGCCCCTCCGAGGAGAGAGCGAACTTTGCTTGGTCGTCTCATCAGAGTGTTAACTCTGAAGGCTAATAACAATGCCCCCTTGCTGGAGGTGATGTCTGAGGCAGCAGGAAGAGGCGCTGCCATGAGAGCTGTCTGTCGGGGTCCCCTCAGTCGGGAGGATTCACAGCCGACAGTGCCTATcgctgctgcccctgcccctgctggGTTTGGGTCCGTGGGTCAGGGCTGTGGGTTGCCTCACATCTGGCATTGGTGGTTCAGTGGTAGAATTCTCGCCTGCCACGCGGGAGGCCCGGGTTCGATTCCCGGCCAATGCAGCATCTGTAGCTTTTGCACCCtggtgtccctggggggggggtgacctCGGGGGCTGCCATGGTGCCCGTGGGGAGAGGCCTGAGGTTTTTCCTTGGGTCCACTTGGCCCCATCCCTGTGGCCCCTGTGTGGGTTCTCAGGCTCCGAGGGTGGCAGCACCAGCTCAGCAGTGCATGTTCTTGCCTTGGTGGCACTGTGGGGCCCATGGGAGAAGCTGGTTTGGTACCAGGGGGCATCTCTGCTGGGTGGCAGGGAGGGGCTCTGGCTCAGTGGCAGCGAGGGGTGCTAGGTCAGTGGCAGCGAGGGTCCCTGGCTCAGTGGAGGTGAGGAGCTGTGGCTTGCTTGCCGTGAGGGTCCCTTGCTCTCTAGCAGGGAGGGACACTGGCTCAGGAGCAGTTGGGCTGCTGGCCCCTGTCAGGGGTGCCCAGGCCACAGAGCCATGGGGCAGCTGTGAGCAGCCCCACATCTGCCATGGGTGGCTCAGTGGGATGGCCTTTGTCCCCACCACCCCGAGAGCCCAGGGTTGGTTCCTGGCCAATGCAGCTCTGATGTCCTGCCCTTTGACTCTGCAGCCCCCGGCCCTCTGCCCGACTTGGGCTTTGTGCAGCCACAGGGTGCTCAGGGCTGGGAGGCACCACTGCACCCCGGGGGGAGCTGCATTTAGGTGCTGGATGGGGGTGGCCTGTCACAGCTGGGTCTCCAGGGTGAACCCAAAGTGTGGCTGGCTTGTCCTGTGCCCTGAGGCACGTTCTGCAGCCCCTCCGAGAAGAGAGCGAACTTTGCTTGGTCGTCTCATCAGAGTGTTGACTCTGAAGGCTAATGACAACGCCCTCTTGCTGGAGGTGATGTCTGAGGGAGCAGGAAGAGGCGCTGCCATGACTGTACCCCCAGCATGAGAGCTGTCTGTTGGGGTCCCCTCAGTGCGGGGGTGTTCACAGCCGGCAGTACCTGTcgctgctgcccctgcccctgctggGTTTGGGTCCGTGGGTCAGGGCTGTGGGATGCCTCACATCTGGCATTGGTGGTTCAGTGGTAGAATTCTCGCCTGCCACGCGGGAGGCCCGGGTTCGATTCCCGGCCAATGCAGCATCTGTAGCTTTTgcaccctgctgctggctgggcagagcagagccatGAGCCTTTGGTGACTCCTGAGGGGCTGTGACCGAGAGCTGCCTCGGGCCTTGGTGGCCGTGAGTGTCCCTGGCTCAGGGACGGTGGAAGACACTGGTTTAGAGGCAGTGAGTGTCCCTGTGTCAGGGCCAGTCTTGGTGTCCATGTCTTGGTGGCCATGAGGATCCCTGGCTTGGTGGCAGTAAGTCACCCTGGTTTTCAGTGGCAATGAGAGTCCCTGGCCCAGAGACAGTGGAGGACACCAGCTTGGTGGCAGTGATTGTCACAGGCTAGGGGTAGTGTTCCTGGCTTGGTGGGGGTCAGGGTCCTTGGCCTAGGGCAATGGGGGCTGTTTGGGAATGGGAGGTGCTGCTGCACCCTGGAGGCAGCTGTGGTTGGATGCTGGGTGGGGGTGGCCTGTCACAGCTGGGTCTCCAGGGTGAACCCAAAACATGGCTGGCTTGTCCTGTGCCGTGGGGCAGGTTCCGCAGCCTCTCCAAAGTGATTGTGAGCTTTGCTCATCATCTCATCAGAGTGTTGACTCTGAAGGCTAATGACAACGCCCTCTTGCTGGAGGTGATGTCTGAGGGAGCAGGAAGAGGCGCTGCCATGGCTGTACCCCCAGCATGAGAGCTGTCTGTTGGGGTCCCCTCAGTGCGGGGGTGTTCTCAGCCGGCAGTACCTGttgctgctgcccctgcccctgctggGTTTGGGTCCGTGGGTCAGGGCTGTGGGATGCCTCACATCTGGCATTGGTGGTTCAGTGGTAGAATTCTCGCCTGCCACGCGGGAGGCCCGGGTTCGATTCCCGGCCAATGCAGCATCTGTAGCTTTTGCACCCTGGTGTCCCTGGGGGGGAGCCTTGGTGACACCCCGGTGACCTGGTGACCTGTCCCTGCAGACAGatgtggaggtggtggtggccGACCTGGTGAAGCTGGTCCACAGTGGGGGTGCTGAGAGCAGGAGGAAGGCCGTGCGCCCCAAGGCGCTGCTGGACAACTGCCTCAAGGTCATGCGGATGCTCTACGGGGTGCCCTGTGAGTGGGGaccgggccggggagggggggtggtaCGACGACCTTCGGGAACGGGGGTGCCACGTGTGGGGGTCCTGTCCCACGTGGTGACGCCTGTCCCCCTCTGCCCAGGTCGGTGGGAGTCCACCTAACACCACAGAAGACCCCTTGCTTGATGCCTTCTCCTTACCCTGGAGCCTGGGatgctgcctctgctctgctccccccccccagcagagccccttggggggggtccccaaggaAGGTGCAACAGGGGAACAAATGCCACCCTCTCCAGGACCAAACACCCTCCCCCTCCAGGACCCTGGGACTTTCCACAGCCATGGGGTCAGCACCATCTGAAATGCCAGGCACCTTCTACATGGGTGCAGGCTGCGGGGGGGGCTCGGACACAGCCCCCGCCATGGGTAAGCCACTGCCGGCTGCGGGGAGCGGGGGACACGCTGTCCTGCCCGCAGCAGGGGTGAGGGCACTGCTCGGTTCCTCtcagtttgtattttttcctcagctttcaTTAAACACCAGTTAATTCTCTAGCGTTGCAGCTCAGCTTCCAACCGGGTCGCAGGAACCTCCAACCTTACCCAAAATAAAGGACCAGCAGAGAGAACCCCAGCTGCCTCCGCTGCCTCCTCTTTTGGGGTGTCAGTCCCCTCCCTTGCCTTTGCGAGGGAGATATTCACTCCGATACAGCGACCCCCCAGAACTACCGTCTGGCGAGCCACCTCCGTCAGCCCTGGCTGCTTCCCCGgcaagaaaacatctggatttGTTTGTTGTGCTTGGCAGTGAGGTGTGGGCAGTGCGCCGGAGGAGCtgggggctggctggctgcctccccccttcccagcttAGTTAATTACCTTAATCAGCTATTAGAGCCCTTAATTGGTGTATTCCTGGCTGCAGGCTGCTTAGGCTTACAAGTCTATGAGAGCGTGCAGGTGAGGCTGTGGGCACTGCAGCACAAGCGGATGCAatgtcttcttcctcctcctcctcctcccccttcatGCCTAGCGATGGTTCATGTTTATATAAAGCCCGTGCAGAGCTCATATAAAGCCCACCAACTATGATCCGCCGCTTGATAAAGGGCTTTAATTCGAGGGACCCCCTTGcctgcccatccctgctgcctttAACAAATATCCCCCAGCTGCTCCAGGGACCCACCTGGGGCTGCCCGAGCCCCCGGGGCTGAACTCCCATGTCCTGCTCCCTCACGTCAAGTGTGGGAATGGTCCCCCCTGCTCCTCCACCGTGGGAAAAACCAAAGCTGCCCCAGCAAAAAATGACCCTGACCGGGCTTCCCAGAGCATCCTGGCAGCAAACAGCTGGACTCAAGGCTTGCCAAAGCCCTGCGTTTCCAGCCCAAGTGCCCACTtgagatgtgatttttttttttccggtcCCTCTTTCAAGGGATGGCTTCAAAAATGTCAACTGAGAGCCATGACAGAAATGCCCTCATGTGATGGGGAATCGAAGCCTGTTTGCAATACCTCCTGCTGTACTGTGAGATGGGATGGATGCAGGGAGGGTCAGCCCAGGAGGGGTGCCGAGATCCCAGAAGACATCCCTAGGGATGTGCTAGGGCTTGGGAGAGGCTCCTGCTGTGAAACCACCAGCTGCTGAAAGAGGAAGAGCCTTTGCTGGCCTTGaaccagcagaaagaaaagcccaTCAGCATCCTTGGGGTGGGCACAGAAAGGCCGACTGGTTTGGGGGGAGCCAGGCTCAGCAGGGCGAGACCTGGGCTCCAGTAAGGATGCCCCATGCCTGCGGTTTCGGGGCTGTCTGGGATGCCCCCAGGCCACCACCGAGGGTAGCTTATGGCCATAGACCGGGGCTGTATCCAGACCTGCCCCTCGGGCAGTGTGAGGATGCCCGAGGGGGATCCCTCAGCTCCAGGGAATGCCCCAGTGGAGCCTGGCACCAAGATGCAGGACCACACTTGGAGcatccttccctctgctgcccCAGCCCAAATCAGCATccctggggtgtgggggggtgggcagTGACCCCAGATCTCACCCCACAAACAGGGGCTCCCTGCCCTCACCCCACAGATCCATCCAAAAACGAGCCTGGAAATGACAATTAATTAACTTTACTGAGGTCTTACCAGGGCAGGCTCTGCCCTCTCCAGTCCCAGAAGGTGCCATTGCTGGTGGCTGAGAGCTGGGCCAGCAGCCGCAAGACGCCCCGCACACTCTCCTCCTCTGTCACCGGGCCTTGCTGGACTCAAGGGCAcggggaaaagaaaaataagcccACTGCCCCCCCACTCCCAGGACCCCCAGCCTGTGGTGCAGTGGGATGCCAGGTCCGGCTGGGGTAGGTCGGGAGAGGCTGGAGATGCTCTAGCAGCCAAGGCATGTGGCTTTGCACAAATTAATCGTCCCTAATTTGGGTGCTATAAGGATGGAGGTTAATTTTGTGGTTCCTAATAAAAGTGACTCATTTGTTCCCTCCGCAAGCCAGTGTGGGGGTGAGACCTGCCCAGCTATGCTGCAAGAGGCTGCTTGTCTTCAACCTTGCCTGCCTGCTCTTGGCAAGGTCAGAGAAGCTGAATTTGGGTTGATGAAGGCCCTGgggtgctgagggtgctgggcaggcagcacccTGGGTGCAGCTCTCCTGCTGGAGCCGAGCACAGGGCCAGGGTGCCCTCTGCTGACACGCGATTGGGAtgggaaatgaaataaaaaatagggAGGAAACTGGATCGGTTTTTGGGGGAAAGCCTGGAATTGGCCCTTTGCTGCGCTGGCACAGCTCTCCTGGGACCCTGGGGCTGCACAGGGTGGGTGCACCTGGGCAGGGATGCCCCTGGGAAGGGAAGTCCCTGGGATGGGATGCCCATGGGAAAGGATGTGCCCGGGAAGGGACGTCCCTGGGAAGAGACACCCCAGGAAGGGATGCCCATGGGTATCTGCCAAGCCAGGGTGGCTGTGCGCCTCCTGTCACTCACCGTCCCCTGTCCCAAGGGAGGCGTCACACAGCCAGGGTCCACGGACACACAGAGGATCCCACTGCTCCCATACTCCAGGGCCAGGCACTTGGTGAGCATGTTCAGCGCAGCCTGGGAGCACAACCACCTCCATCACGGGGTGGCACTGCCATGGCTGGCATGCGGGGGGAGGCGGAATGCCACAGGAGGTGACCCCCAAATTCCTCCCCATTGTCTCAGCAGCGGTACCTTGCTGCAGCGGTAGCAGACGTCCTGCCTTTCCTCCCAAGCCTTCGCCGCCTCGATGGAGCCCAAGATGCTGGAGATGTTGATgatggcagctctgctgcagctcatccCCTGCTGCCTTTTGGCCTCAGCAGCCTCCTTCAGCAGGGGCAGGAACGCCTGTGGCGGACAGGCACTCAGGCATCgccatcctcttcctccctgctgccagcatttggggcagggggtgccTGCGGCCTCACCTGGCTTGTCTGCAGGGGCCCGATGGTGTTGGTGGTGTAGACGAGGGTCATGTTCTCCGCCGTCTCAGTGGCCAGCGTGCTGCGGCGCGTGGTGCCGACATTGTTGATCAGGAGGTTAAGGCCGGCGCTTCCCACCTCCTCCCGCACCTTCCTGACCGCTGCCTTGATGCTGTTGGGATCTGTCACGTCTGCAAGGGGACAGGGCAGCTTGGGGACAGGCTGGAGGGGGGCCCTGTCCCAGGCAGGATGCTGTAGGACATGGTGGGAGGCAGCTCCTGGCCACTGAGCAGCCTCCTGGTCCCAGCAGTGACCCGGTTGGGCTGAGCCAAACCGGGGGACCCACCTGCTTGGGTGGCATTTCCTGGAACCACCCACGGGTGCCATTAAATCCCAAGAGGCTTCATCCCTTTTCCACCCCAGCACCTACCTAGCGGCAGGACCACGATGTTGGGACAGCCCAAAGCCACCTCGTTGATTGCCTacacagagaaaggggggggaggaggggtgtCAGGCAGAGGGTGGCCCCGTGCCATGCCCAGGTGGGAACCGGGTGGCCCTGCATGACACAGCTGACAGGTTTCGACAAGCCCCAGTGGGAGAGATTCAGggtgagctgctgcttctctgcaccCGGCTGAACCCAGCAGCTTCAAAGCCCCTGGCAGTGGTGTCCCTGGTGTGGGGGCTGCCAGCAACCCCCTGGCACCCCCCCGCTATGCACTGATCTATgccaagaggagaaaaaaaattaaatatgtaaatatatattttttccatgccAATCACAGTGTGGGATGCTGATGctcagccccctccccccaagCCAGGTGGGGACGGCGGCAGCCCCAGCCGCTGCATTTCCCAGCCTGTCCCCGAGCTGCCGCCCCCGCCCAGCACCCTACCTACCTTCCCCTGGGGGTCCAGGCAAGCAGCAAAGAGGTGCCGAGGGGGGCTGGGCTGCTCCAGCAAACCCTTGAGCAGCCCCAGGCCCAGTCCTCCATCGCAGCCGGTCAGCAGGACACTGCCCACGCTGAGCCCCTCCATCCTCACCGCTCACTGCAGCTGGTTGTGCTGCCCCAGTGAAGTTTGGCAATTGGCCTCAGTAATTTGGGAGGTGGCGGCGCGGGTGCTGCCGGGATGGATGGGGCGGGGGACACCGCTTGCACCTCCTCCCCTGGAGGtgatggggcagggggatgctcTTCTGCATCCCAGGGGGTCACCCATCACCTTGACCATGGGGATGTCTCACCACCCCTGTACCCCACAGCATCCACCCTCCCCAGTCATGGGCACCTGAAGGGGGTGACAGGactttcccacttgtccccCATTATTGTGGTGACCCCAGGGTACC
This genomic window from Haliaeetus albicilla chromosome 10, bHalAlb1.1, whole genome shotgun sequence contains:
- the LOC138687292 gene encoding C-signal-like encodes the protein MEGLSVGSVLLTGCDGGLGLGLLKGLLEQPSPPRHLFAACLDPQGKAINEVALGCPNIVVLPLDVTDPNSIKAAVRKVREEVGSAGLNLLINNVGTTRRSTLATETAENMTLVYTTNTIGPLQTSQAFLPLLKEAAEAKRQQGMSCSRAAIINISSILGSIEAAKAWEERQDVCYRCSKAALNMLTKCLALEYGSSGILCVSVDPGCVTPPLGQGTQGPVTEEESVRGVLRLLAQLSATSNGTFWDWRGQSLPW